One Pomacea canaliculata isolate SZHN2017 linkage group LG1, ASM307304v1, whole genome shotgun sequence genomic window, ATATTGTTTTAAAGTTCTGGATAATGGCCAACATCATTCTGTGATAATCTTGGAACACTCTGTAACTTTCAGAAGTGTACACATGGTTTTCtacaccatttttttaaatcaacaaaaaaaaactgcaaagttTCTTGAAAGTATAGAAATGGcttttgcaaaaaacaaaaggcTGGTGTACCCTAAGTAGTTCTGGGAATGTCAGTAATTATTgtccatttttcctttttaaacaaACCAAACTGGTTCAGCAACTTTGTAAGACTTTATAAGGTGAATTTCACAAGTTCTCAAGAAATCACAACATATCCACATCCACCAAACGTACATATTCATggttcttcttgttcctattcgtcCCCAGTGAAGCATATgattacatattattatataagtATACGTTCATGGTAACACGCATGGCTGGTAATCGTGAGTGGCTCGCCGAGTCTATACATTGTTATGTCCATGTCGACGTTAAAATAAGAACCAATCGTCTGGTTACCAGGTCAAAGAATTCCCTTCCGGTGCACGAAACGCGTGCATTACGCTTTCCGAAGTTGCGAGTTACCTGCTAGATGTCTACTACACGGCCGATGAAGGCCCATGATTTTCAAGTTGGTCCATGTTAATGCAAGAGAGTAAATTTACTCAGAATCGAATGTTCTGAAACGGAAAGAAAACTTTAGAGACTGAATTATAAGAGTTGATGTCGGAGAAACTACTAAGAAAGTTATGGAGAACACCGAGCAGCTGCCAATGGATGGTGTCAATAAAACTGGATGGGTCAATGGGACAGGGaaattggagaaaaagaaacagagaaataacaCGAAGGGActgcagagaaaaataaaaaaacaggtcAGTATCACACGTAGGGTATAGATCTTCAACCTTGTGAAACACTGCGTTAAGATTGAAGAGACTGAATGACTAAatgttttcagaatattttttataaataataatcgTACAATAATTGTAATACACTGTATAATATAGCAATATGAGCCATGGCAGCAGTTTTATAATGATGTAGTAATTGGATCTCATCAATGTAGCATGTAAAGCAATTGCTACCACGGGCTTGTATTACAGTGCTCCAACCCCTCACAGTGGTATAGCTTTAGTTAGTGGCACTTCATAAaactcaaccaaccaaccatcccTACCCCTATTTAAAATCACAGCAAGTGGCTTTAGTTGTTTTTTCACACATTACtgatatataataaaaacatgtaaaataatctCAGACTTTTACATTTGCAGATGGAGTTCTATTTTCCCAAGCTCAACCAGTACAAGTTTATGAAACAGCATCTTGATAATGCACCAGATGGCTGTaaagtcattttttaaatgcagtctaattatttcttgcattctttctttctctccctctatcttaactctctcccctttctttcctctacCCCTTCCCTCATCCTCTTTCATAAAGTTCCAAAGACATTAGATTTGTCAGTTAAAgaaatatgctttttttctcatcagAATATCTTTTAATACATATCATTTAATACAGTGGTTCTTAAAGTATTTCAAACCAAGCAGCACTTTActtaagtttataaaaaaaataaaaagacggACCACCAAGACCTGAAATCATTctgtaccatgaatttcaattttaaagttGCCATATTTGCTTCATTATAAATTCAAAGCTAATTGTagttttgtgacagtagtatagcaataagtgtacataaaattacatactttgctAAGtacttattaaaaattaaaaataaggaagtgcactgcgttactaagggATAACAGGGGTGATGCGGTTAAATAACACAATGCTCATGTttgacataaagacttagtaAGCGAGCATTTTATGCCAGTGAGCAGTTGGGCAtggataaaattaaaactcacgtgaaatcaatactggactaattagcctgtctggtgatttaaacatcactttgctgacttaTGATGACTGTCAGTTGCTGACTACCTGACTTATGCATTCGCCCACACTTTAAGAACCACTGACAATACACAATTATGCATGGACTATTCCTCCCCACCTTTTCCTCTGTTGGTGGCTTATGGTGAGATTTGATTTAAATTGTCCAGCTTTTGCTTTCAACCTTTTTCAAATATTGGTGTCCAATTTATTTTAggtttattaaatacattttactgTGCTTCAGATTTGGAAAGCATTATTACATTGGCATTTAGTATTATcctttttagtttaaaatagtaagtatgtcaaaaaatatactcatacaatttttttttagctgctttATGACTTTCTTTATCTGCaaatgattaatatttttgtttcagatgttcccctttttccttttttaaagtttgccaGTATACTAAAGTTAACAAGCTCAACAGAGGCTATTGCAAAGGCACTGGAAACATCTAGTCTTCTGGAAGTATGATTGTTTATTTCATTGAAAGTGTTGTCTTaggaatttaatttaaaatgcttttatttcttgGAATCAGTAGTCTGAATAAGTCATAATGGCAGGCATATTAAACATTATTCCAGTACTATGAAGATGattatatacattttacataatattttttgtaacttACAGTACcacattttgtgtctgtctacctaaatgtatatatgtgtgcagcATGTTCAAaaagtatttgaaataaaatcagCATGCATCATTTGACCTGTTATGAAGTAAGAATTTTACTTCACTATAATCAGATCAGCAAAGACAAAACTAAAGTCCGAAGAACTCAGCCAGTTCATCATATGGCTGAGGAAGAGGCTGATGAAAAGACTGTATACGTGGTAAGTGGCCAGTCTCATAAATCTTTGTGAATTGCATTATTTTATATCACAAAGGACTTCCAAGGTCTTTGACTGTAATAGATTCTACCTCTGTTCCCAACTGACTGAAACTGCTGGAAtcttttataaactttatataaaatgtatttgctATACAGCCTTAACAGTATATAAGAAAAACCACGATTGTAAAAATCCCAGtatgttctttctgttttgtgacTGCTAAACGGAACTTACATGGCAATTATGTCACTGTAGGAAGGGTTACCGCCTACTGCAGACCACAATTGGATTGCTCAGTGCTTCTCATCTTGTGGCAAGGTTACATTTGTCAGTCTACCCCGTTACAAAACTACTGGAGTTATAAAGGGCTTTGCCTTTGTTGAATTTGCGACACCAGTGGAGGCAGCCAATGCTAttaaagtaaagagaaaaattttgaaaagctttttctttttaactgttgaatttttttgtaaaattaagtAAATTTCCTGTATAGTTAAAGGGATTTGACAGATCAAGTCTTAAGTAAGGGGGATTAAGACACAAAATATggctgttattgtttttatatcaaTTCAATGAGAACAAAAATGTCTAAGATAACAGCCATTTGTCACACAGCAGAAAATATAGTAAAAACCTGCAACAGCAAAATTGGTAGCATTTCTGTGAAAAGAGACAGTGAACAGTATTGTGTAAGCTTTTTAAGTGAATTACAGAAATAACAGGCATAAGAAAAGGTTATTGTGGACTTTTCGTTTTATTACATTACTTGAAGTATATTCCTACATTTTCTGTGAAAGAATGATTTTGGGTACAAATATCTTTGACAGACTTGCAGCTTAGAAACTGCCAAAGCCTAAAGATTTTAGACATATGTAGAACCAGATAAAGACTGTTGTCAGGTGCGGAATATCAGGTCATACTTGTTATCCTATGCTTTTGATTTTGCATGATAGGAAATGAATGTGTCAGGACTTCCATCggacaaaatgaaagaaatgaacacCAAAGATGAGGAGatgaatgaacaaaaacaagggaaagggaagaaactgatgaaagaGCCACCCAGGTTGAGAGTGATGTCAAAGtaagaacattttaaacactttaaataTTACTTGTTTATAGTATGATTGAATGTGCTTTTatgtatttacaaaaacaattattctttttgttttattttcctgtccaAAATATTGTTCCCCTTATGGCACTCTGTCACTGGAAGGCATATGAGTTCCTGCTGAACTGTATATATATCATCAAAATTAATAAAGCTCATCGTGTGTTATACAACATCCATAgctgatgtcttttttttttttttcttatcccaGACATCACATTTACAGTTACACCACTCTGATGTGTAACTGTAAATAGACTTATTAGCTTTAATGTACCGATTAGTATTCACGTCACTTGCCATTTTACAGGAATGAATGGTCTAGACTTAGAAGCCAGTATCTGGATCAGCAGCGAGCCAGCATGGCAAGTCACAAGCAGCTGCAGCATAGCACAGgtattattgatatatttagACTTTATGcaattaatgatttttaaagttttatggGAGATGTAGGAATAAGAATACCACTCTCCTTAAAAGGTGTCTGTTCACTTAATAATGCATACCATGCAGAAAGATACTTGGAACATGTAACAGTTATATCTCAgggagtttttttaaaaatagaaataaatagcTATGAATAtgatctctacacaccaagatccgcatcttcaatGCAAACGTACAGTCAGTCCTTCtttatggatctgagacatgatgtgtaacaaacaccatcaccaacaagattcagacatagGTCACCAGATGTTTGCGTAACATCCTCAATATTaaatggcccgagaagatctccagtacagacctgtgggagagaaccaaccaaacacctgccagccaagatatcaagaagcagaagtggggctggatcagTCTCTCCTGTGAAGCCGGCCcacaatttaacgagacaaaCTCTGGGCTGAAACCCACAGGGGTTGGGTGCAGGGTAAGGAGACCACAGGACAAACATGGAGGagcgaggcggaggcagctAGTACGACTTGGACCCAACTGGAAATGGAACCCCCACAACTGGATCCAATGGCGTGGTGTATTTGTGGCCCTACGCTCCACTGGGGGCataaaagaataagaatttttataataaatagcTAGATAGCTTTGAATATTAGTCTGTTTTAATTGTCATGAAGTGGTATATAATGTACTTGATTGGTATATAAACACGCACAttcataaactttaaaatatgaaagtatcatttatttcaaaaacagGGCATCGAAAGTCAGGTCCAAGTCTTCATTCAGCACCTAAGTTTCAGCCTAGTGTTATTGTTGAAATCAAGAGTGAGGACCCAATGTCACACAAACAGCTAAAGGTGAGGTTTATTAGTCTGGCTGGCAATGCACAGTGTGTTTCATGCTATAAGAGTTTGCTCTTCTGTTTGTGGTTCTACATCTTCTTTCCTTGGGTGTTGCCTTTCTAATTTATGCTGGAAATCTAATTTTAGGACCTAATCGAGCCAAGAAATGCTAAATTTTATAAATCATGTTCAGTTACCTTTATAGTACACTAGCATTGCAGATAATTGGTTTTCTTATTCACAGTTTCCTTTGGAGGATTCAGGTTTGGTCCACTCTGCACATTCATGTTTCTGTTACTgacatgtttttctgttttgtgagaCAGAAGAATTCTCCGTTTATCATCAAGCTTTCGCAGTTGTGTAGCCTTTGGTTGGACGTTGCAATAAATTAGCCTAGACAGTGTTGTTTCATTCTGTAGGATTGTATAATCCATTTAGGTCTTAAAAGTTTAAAgctatgtttgtgtattttgatGCAGCAACAAATTCAGTCTGACATTAAAGTTGCGTACATTGATGTAAAAGACAACATGCTTCATGGGTACATTCGCTGCAAAGATGCTGAAAGTGCCCAGACGCTTGTAGCTTCCAATCTCACTGGCTGTACGCTGCATCTTGTGCAAGGTAAGTCATTTTACTATTTGGTGCTTCATGTCCTAAAACTTGAGTCAGCTTTGAATCAGAACTTTTTAGTTATATTTAGCTTGTTTTAAATGTCGTCTGTTTAATGAAATATTGATTCTCATTTTGCTTTCGTGGGCTTTTTAAATTGTGCAAACTTACCATGGATGTCAGgaaactgataaaatattttgcacatgtACAGGAATTGAAGAAATGGGATTATACAGTGTTGTACAGGTGCcatgtcttttttaaagtgaagaagaaatttaaaaagttgatcattgtgcagaggattttttttcttttactcttttaaaGTGAAGCTATTGTGAAAATGTTCACACATAAATCTATCATGTTTCATGCTTATCAAGgtaaaaaggaaagtaaatactggaataaaatacaaatggaCAGAATGAGCAAGTGGGCAAACAGCAAAAGGCCAAAGAAAAAGGGATCTTCAAAAGTAAGTGGGTTTTTTCTCTGTGACTTCTGCCTCATATATGAATGCTTTATGTCAGATTCTCTGAGGTTCTCTTGAAATGTGATTTATGTGCCTGTTCctcagggatttttttttttctttaaatttaccAGATGACCTGACCATACGAGTTAAAGGGCTACAGCTGCTCTTAACCAAACAAATTCTTTGCTCCTAGCTGATAAGGGACAGCAGTCCTGATAGGTAGAGTGTTCTCCTTCTTAAGCCCAGTGCTGCCCTCAGACTACTATAAAAAGCCCATGTGGGTTAAGCAGactttttatttcgtttttgaGGCTACGTGTACATGATCGGCAACATCACACTCTTACCACTCACTTCAAGGACTGCAGTTTGCGGACTTCTTTTGTCAGATGATCTAATAatcaagaaaatggaaagagaaagaagtgaaCAGGTAGAATGAAATCAGACTTACATCACCAGAGATGTCGTTTGTGCAGGTTGGACAATGTCTCAATGGGAGTAGGTGTGAAGGGATGAACTATCGGGTGGGCCACACTCGCTTTTGAATTCAAAATTAAGCTAAGTTTTACTGTCTCTACTTCACATTCCACTTGGACCTCTGCTGTGTTATACACCTTTTATCCTTTTTACTGGTGACAGCCGTTGTCACAccctttgtttttcctcttccCTTGTGACTTCCCAGACTGGAGCTTGTGGTCCTTTGCCTCGGTCATTTGTCTGAGTGAGGCAGTGGAAAGAATAGTGGCTGCTAGACGGCCCTCCACTTTAATGATGTATGTGGAGAGTTTTTAACTGCTGGTGTTGGCTTCAAAATCTTGCTCTAATAGAACTCTCACCTTCCAAGATGGCTgacaattttctctctctcttttttttcttattatgaGTGGCTCTGTCCTTCAGTGTCCCACAAGGTTGAAACAGCAGGAGCATGCAGGCTATTGCCTTTTAACGGAATGCTGCTCTTGCTGATATTATAATACCTTTGAGGCATCATATCTCCGTTTCCTGTTTGCTCATCCCACCATTCTGTGCCTTGTCAGCCTGATTTTGGCTTCTCAACATGTTATGGCCTAATTCTGCAGGTTGCGGGGGATCAGTGAGGATAGTTTGCACAGCAGACCTGATTGTTATTCTCCTATGGTCAGATCATCTagtaaagttaaagaaaaaaaaacttttattataaATTGACATTCTTTTATACTTTACCAGACTACCTGACGGTAATGCCCTCCCAGCCTTCCCCACTTCTGCCTTGGAAAGACTGCTGAACCCaagtagaaagtttttttttaatagtagtTTAAGGGCAGCACTAGGCTTAAAGGGGAGAGCTACTGTCAGGACTGCTGTTTCCCTACTGCTCAGGGACAAAGAATTTTATGGTACAGAGCAGTTGTGGCCCTTTTTGCTCCTATTGTcaggtcatctggtaagtattcaaggaaaaaaatctactattaaaaattttactgtTACATCTTCAGCTACCTTTCTTacttaaatacttttctttctatttatcaTTCTGAAACAATGTTATACACTTTCAAGTTATTCTAAACATTGTCACACTTCCTAGTTATTGGTAAACACAATATTATACTTTGTAGTTAGCGCTTTAAACAATACTGCACTTACCATTCCAGATtttagaaaaagtaaagagTTTTATGCTGCAATCGATGGAGAAAAGCCACATCTTGATTGACGGGAACTTGTCAGAGCGACACGATAAAGAAAATGGCATCAAAGCTAAAGCTTCAACATTGCCTTCTAGTGTATTgtccatctttttttcataaataatttaagtATTAACATCTGTTTTGCTTTGCTATTGTTAACATTAGtctgttgaaaataatttttaagccCTATATTAGTTGCAGCTGATTTTCAGGCCAAGTCTATAGCACTACAGAAAGCAAGTCTTGATGTGATATAACAACACTTTATTCATTTTGATATGCTGTAACCAGCCAGTGCTCATTTAGAAATTCCGATATAGAACTGCATGTAATTCACAACTGCACAGACTGTCCTGTTGGTGGGATGGGGAGAAATCTGATATATTCAGgcagaaacaaacagaaaaagtgtgTCACTATACAGCACACCcacatgtaaaacattaaatgcatagaaaaaaaaattaactgtcgCCAGTACAAACTACATTACTGAAAGAGCATTTCATATCTAGTCATGCACATATTCCATATATTCTCGAAGgaagacatcacaaatataataatacagggCATAATTATATCAGTGCAATGAGAGCAAAAGTTGTCTGATATTAAGATAGCAGCCAAATATGCTAAAGATTTAGCAACAGCAAAAATGGTAGCGTTTCTTTGAAGAGAGCTAGGGAACAGTGTTGTGTAAGCTTTTTAAGTGAATTACAGAAATAGTGGTAATCATGCTTTTGATTTGGTAGAAAATGAATCATGCTCCTAAGAGTGAAGGGGATCTTCATAAGGTGGCAAATATCAAGCCAAGTAAGAAGCAAGCTCTTAAGGAGGGTATTGGTAAGTTTCACATGTTTCATGCTCAGGTGATAAGCTGCTTCattttcatgcacacaaagaatGATTGGGTTGCAAGAATTAACCTGAAACTTTTGTAGACTGTAATGTCAAGCATTTCTGTTGCTCAGACAAGATGGTGCATATAAGTTTATCATAccatttaaaagataaaataattggAGACAGGAAATCTTCCTAGAATTGACCATTGCCAACAAATGAATGCTCAGTTGATTGTAACACCCCTTTTCCaagttgtaaatgttttcattttccacTAGAGTAAATGCTTAATAAAAATGTGCTTTgggtaaaaaatatattcaaaaccAGAAAACGTATGTTGTAATAGATCCAGAGAAGAAGATCAAGATAATAACAGCATGCAtgcaacaaattacaaaagcagcaaaacaaatgcagaaaaagagcATCAAAACCATTGGACAAAGAGTGAAAAGATGTGATGGGAAGAATTCAGAAAATTCTGTATGTTGGTACCAGAAACTTCTTTGAATGTTTCAGGACTGCCTTGTAATGAGAGACAGGAAGTTGGCAAATCAAGAAGCACaacgaaacagaaaaaatctgACAAAGAAATGATAGAGCAGAATGCTGAGAAGAAAAAGCTAGAGGTAAAAGAAGCCACCAAGAAATCATCTGAGCAGCCTGAATTGAAGGAAGCTGATATCAGAAAAGGGAAACAGAAGAGTACTGACAGAACTGAAGCAGATTGTGCCAAGAAAAGCAAAGGTGAGGCATCagacaaaatggaagaaatgaacACCAAAGATGGAAAGATAAGGAAAAAACTGAAGAAtgactaaccctaaccctcccacacacacacacacgttaagATTTATGTCaaattaataaagataataaagatgaAGATGTCCTAAAACTTGTCAGAGTCTGAatcaaaatgtttaattctGTTCTGTTTTAGCAGGTTACTGTAAATGCCGTCTATTAGctgaaatgtgtttgtagtttgtatttgtaaggctttttaaattttgtgaacaTAGCAAACATAAATGTcagaaaactaataaaatgttttgcatgtgTGCAGTAATTGAAGAAAAGGGTTGTACAGTGTTGTACAGGAGCCatgtttttaagaaatttaaaaacctGATATTTGTGAAAAGATGTGATCGGAGGAATTCATAAAATTTTTTGAATGTTTCAGGACTGCCTTGTAATGAGAGACAGGAAGTTGGCAAATCAAGGAGCACaacgaaacagaaaaaatctgacaaagaaatgaaagagaaaaatgctgAGAAGAAAAAGCTAGAGGTAAAAGAAGCCACCAAGAAGTCATCTGAGCAGCCTGAATTGAAGGAAGATGATGGCAGAAACGCAAAAGGAAGAGTACAGACAGAACTGAAGCAGATTGTGCCAAGAAAAGCAAAGGTGAGGCATCagacaaaatggaagaaatgactGCCGAAGATGGGAAGATAAGgaaaaaactaaagaatgacTATCCCCCGCACGTTGAGAGTTATGTCAaattaataaagattttgtGGAAGATGTCCTAAAACTTGTCAGAATCAAAGCTTTTAATTCTGTTCTGTTTTAGCAGGTTACTTTAAATGCTGTCtattaaatgtgtttattaaatattattaaatattaaacacattaaatgtgtttgtagtttgtatttgtaaggctttttaattttgtgaacaTAGCAAACATAAATGTcagaaaactaataaaatgttttgcatgtgTGCAGTAATTGAAGAAAAGCGGGTTATACAGTGTTGTACAGGGGctatgtcttttttaaattaaagaagaaattaaaaaacctGGTTATTGTGAAAAGATGTGATGGGAAGAATTCATAAAATTTTTTGAAtgtttcaggaatgccattgtAATGAGAGACAGGAAGTTGGCAAATCAAAGATCACaacgaaacagaaaaaatctgacaaagaaatgaaagagaaaaatgctgAGAAGAAAAAGCTAGAGGTAAAAGAAGCCACCAAGAAATCATCTGAGCAACCTGAATTGAAGGAAGCTGATATCAGAAAAGGGAAACAGAAGAGTACTGACAGAACTGAAGCAGATTGtgccaagaaaagcaaaagtgaGGCATCagacaaaatggaagaaatgactGCCAAAGatggaaagacaagaaagaaactgaagaatGACCCCCACATGTTGAAGGTTATGTCAGAGTAAGCACACTTTAAATATTCCCATTTTGTAGTATGATAACTGCCCttgtatatttacaaaaacaattattccttttattttactttttggtcTGATAGCCCCCGTGGTCCTGTCTTCTGGTGCTGGGGATGGACACCCAACTTTTCTCTGGAGTGGCCTGCCTCTTTCCTTCTCACTGTACATATTTCTGTCTCACAGGTCCTTTCACCTTTATTCATTAAATTTCTTATCTTTCCATTTTTCCTATCCTATCCTCTGCCTATCCCATTCCCTGGtccttcactttttaaaaatttctcaCAAATCTCAAACCTGTGTCGGGGGAAAATGGGATCCTAGAGGCTGAGATCATTGATGGGTTGTGGCCCATGATACCAACA contains:
- the LOC112560040 gene encoding la-related protein 7-like isoform X2; the encoded protein is MENTEQLPMDGVNKTGWVNGTGKLEKKKQRNNTKGLQRKIKKQMEFYFPKLNQYKFMKQHLDNAPDGYVPLFPFLKFASILKLTSSTEAIAKALETSSLLEISKDKTKVRRTQPVHHMAEEEADEKTVYVEGLPPTADHNWIAQCFSSCGKVTFVSLPRYKTTGVIKGFAFVEFATPVEAANAIKEMNVSGLPSDKMKEMNTKDEEMNEQKQGKGKKLMKEPPRLRVMSKNEWSRLRSQYLDQQRASMASHKQLQHSTGHRKSGPSLHSAPKFQPSVIVEIKSEDPMSHKQLKQQIQSDIKVAYIDVKDNMLHGYIRCKDAESAQTLVASNLTGCTLHLVQGKKESKYWNKIQMDRMSKWANSKRPKKKGSSKILEKVKSFMLQSMEKSHILIDGNLSERHDKENGIKAKASTLPSSKMNHAPKSEGDLHKVANIKPSKKQALKEGIGLPCNERQEVGKSRSTTKQKKSDKEMKEKNAEKKKLEVKEATKKSSEQPELKEDDGRNAKGRVQTELKQIVPRKAKECHCNERQEVGKSKITTKQKKSDKEMKEKNAEKKKLEVKEATKKSSEQPELKEADIRKGKQKSTDRTEADCAKKSKSEASDKMEEMTAKDGKTRKKLKNDPHMLKVMSEHECSRPKSESLDQQQASMASHKQPLHSICNNVVQGTKHGMVSSYAGDQKSAPGLCSAFKFQSNVIVEIKSEGPMSQEQLKILEQVKSLMLQSMKKSHILIKEDLSERHDEKWHQSSGFNIASSKMNHAPKSEGELHKVANIKPSKKQALQEVLECLVMRDRKLANQGVKRNTKNVTKK
- the LOC112560040 gene encoding uncharacterized protein LOC112560040 isoform X1; the protein is MENTEQLPMDGVNKTGWVNGTGKLEKKKQRNNTKGLQRKIKKQMEFYFPKLNQYKFMKQHLDNAPDGYVPLFPFLKFASILKLTSSTEAIAKALETSSLLEISKDKTKVRRTQPVHHMAEEEADEKTVYVEGLPPTADHNWIAQCFSSCGKVTFVSLPRYKTTGVIKGFAFVEFATPVEAANAIKEMNVSGLPSDKMKEMNTKDEEMNEQKQGKGKKLMKEPPRLRVMSKNEWSRLRSQYLDQQRASMASHKQLQHSTGHRKSGPSLHSAPKFQPSVIVEIKSEDPMSHKQLKQQIQSDIKVAYIDVKDNMLHGYIRCKDAESAQTLVASNLTGCTLHLVQGKKESKYWNKIQMDRMSKWANSKRPKKKGSSKILEKVKSFMLQSMEKSHILIDGNLSERHDKENGIKAKASTLPSSKMNHAPKSEGDLHKVANIKPSKKQALKEGIGLPCNERQEVGKSRSTTKQKKSDKEMIEQNAEKKKLEVKEATKKSSEQPELKEADIRKGKQKSTDRTEADCAKKSKGLPCNERQEVGKSRSTTKQKKSDKEMKEKNAEKKKLEVKEATKKSSEQPELKEDDGRNAKGRVQTELKQIVPRKAKECHCNERQEVGKSKITTKQKKSDKEMKEKNAEKKKLEVKEATKKSSEQPELKEADIRKGKQKSTDRTEADCAKKSKSEASDKMEEMTAKDGKTRKKLKNDPHMLKVMSEHECSRPKSESLDQQQASMASHKQPLHSICNNVVQGTKHGMVSSYAGDQKSAPGLCSAFKFQSNVIVEIKSEGPMSQEQLKILEQVKSLMLQSMKKSHILIKEDLSERHDEKWHQSSGFNIASSKMNHAPKSEGELHKVANIKPSKKQALQEVLECLVMRDRKLANQGVKRNTKNVTKK
- the LOC112560040 gene encoding transcriptional regulator ATRX-like isoform X3, whose product is MHHLTCYEVRILLHYNQISKDKTKVRRTQPVHHMAEEEADEKTVYVEGLPPTADHNWIAQCFSSCGKVTFVSLPRYKTTGVIKGFAFVEFATPVEAANAIKEMNVSGLPSDKMKEMNTKDEEMNEQKQGKGKKLMKEPPRLRVMSKNEWSRLRSQYLDQQRASMASHKQLQHSTGHRKSGPSLHSAPKFQPSVIVEIKSEDPMSHKQLKQQIQSDIKVAYIDVKDNMLHGYIRCKDAESAQTLVASNLTGCTLHLVQGKKESKYWNKIQMDRMSKWANSKRPKKKGSSKILEKVKSFMLQSMEKSHILIDGNLSERHDKENGIKAKASTLPSSKMNHAPKSEGDLHKVANIKPSKKQALKEGIGLPCNERQEVGKSRSTTKQKKSDKEMIEQNAEKKKLEVKEATKKSSEQPELKEADIRKGKQKSTDRTEADCAKKSKGLPCNERQEVGKSRSTTKQKKSDKEMKEKNAEKKKLEVKEATKKSSEQPELKEDDGRNAKGRVQTELKQIVPRKAKECHCNERQEVGKSKITTKQKKSDKEMKEKNAEKKKLEVKEATKKSSEQPELKEADIRKGKQKSTDRTEADCAKKSKSEASDKMEEMTAKDGKTRKKLKNDPHMLKVMSEHECSRPKSESLDQQQASMASHKQPLHSICNNVVQGTKHGMVSSYAGDQKSAPGLCSAFKFQSNVIVEIKSEGPMSQEQLKILEQVKSLMLQSMKKSHILIKEDLSERHDEKWHQSSGFNIASSKMNHAPKSEGELHKVANIKPSKKQALQEVLECLVMRDRKLANQGVKRNTKNVTKK